One Bifidobacterium angulatum DSM 20098 = JCM 7096 DNA window includes the following coding sequences:
- a CDS encoding adenylosuccinate synthase — translation MPGIVLIGAQWGDEGKGKATDLIGTKVDYVARFNGGNNAGHTVVVGDESYALHLLPSGIISPNVTPVIGNGVVVDPEVLFEEIDGLESRGVDCSRLLVSEAAHVIAPYHRTLDKVTERFLGKHKIGTTGRGIGPAYADKINRVGIRVHDLFNAKHLRDKVEASLHQKNLMLVKLYNRRAVDVDQTTDELLALGERLKPYVANTSLVLNKALDEGKNVLFEGGQATMLDVDHGTYPFVTSSNPTAGGACTGTGVGPTRINRVIGVAKAYITRVGEGPFPTELFDESGDWLREQGHEYGVTTGRPRRCGWADTVVNRYAARVNGLTDIVLTKLDVLTGLKEIPICVAYDVDGERHDEMPTDQAAFTAAKPIYETMPGWTEDISTCHSFDELPATCQAYVKRLEELSGCRISAIGTGPQRDHIIQINSLID, via the coding sequence ATGCCTGGAATTGTTTTGATCGGTGCCCAGTGGGGAGACGAAGGCAAGGGTAAGGCGACCGACCTGATCGGCACGAAGGTCGACTATGTTGCCCGCTTCAACGGCGGCAACAATGCGGGCCATACCGTGGTGGTCGGCGACGAATCGTATGCGCTGCACCTGCTGCCCTCTGGCATCATCAGCCCGAACGTGACCCCGGTGATCGGCAACGGTGTGGTTGTCGACCCCGAAGTGCTGTTTGAGGAGATCGACGGTTTGGAAAGCCGCGGCGTGGACTGCTCCCGACTGCTGGTAAGCGAAGCCGCACACGTAATCGCTCCGTACCATCGCACGCTGGACAAGGTGACCGAGCGCTTCCTTGGCAAGCACAAGATCGGTACCACCGGCCGCGGCATCGGCCCGGCATACGCCGATAAGATCAACCGCGTCGGCATCCGCGTGCACGATCTGTTCAACGCCAAGCACCTGCGCGACAAGGTCGAAGCGAGCCTGCACCAGAAGAACCTTATGCTGGTCAAGCTGTACAACCGTCGCGCCGTCGACGTGGATCAGACCACCGACGAACTGCTTGCGCTGGGCGAGCGTCTGAAGCCGTATGTGGCCAACACCTCCCTGGTGCTGAACAAGGCGCTGGACGAGGGCAAGAACGTGCTGTTCGAAGGCGGCCAGGCCACCATGCTGGATGTGGACCACGGCACGTATCCGTTCGTGACCTCCTCCAACCCGACCGCAGGTGGCGCCTGCACCGGTACCGGTGTTGGCCCCACGCGCATCAACCGTGTGATCGGCGTTGCCAAGGCATACATCACCCGCGTGGGCGAAGGCCCGTTCCCGACCGAACTGTTCGATGAATCCGGCGATTGGCTGCGCGAGCAGGGCCACGAGTATGGTGTGACCACCGGCCGCCCGCGTCGTTGCGGCTGGGCCGATACCGTGGTGAACCGCTACGCCGCCCGCGTCAACGGCTTGACCGATATCGTGCTCACCAAACTCGACGTGCTCACCGGTCTGAAGGAAATCCCGATCTGCGTGGCATACGACGTTGACGGCGAGCGTCACGACGAAATGCCGACCGATCAGGCCGCATTCACCGCGGCCAAGCCGATTTACGAAACCATGCCGGGTTGGACTGAGGATATCTCCACCTGCCATAGCTTTGACGAGCTGCCGGCGACCTGCCAGGCGTATGTAAAGCGCTTGGAGGAGCTGAGCGGCTGCCGTATCTCCGCAATCGGCACTGGTCCGCAGCGTGACCACATCATCCAGATCAACTCGCTGATCGACTGA
- a CDS encoding ClC family H(+)/Cl(-) exchange transporter has translation MSMAQHIERMIPLFNRMKWKMAAIGIGVGLVSGLLVVLYRLGIENCTRFARWMYAQIRVNPWLIVPWAFAALAVGLLIAWMISSEPMASGSGIPQTDGVVLAGLRMRWQTILPVRFVGGLLGAAFGLSLGREGPSIQIGASGAQFLSHRLRGRRREDVQEHYVVTAGAAAGLSAAFSAPLSGMMFALEGIHRSFSPVILMGATAASLTADFVSKYCFGLRPVLAFGSIAQLPLGEYVWLIPLGLLAGLVGSLMNRSLLGFQTLYGKLPAWSRPLVALAIALPVGIWLPDVLGGGSNLIGMAEHATTGLGMLCVLFVAKLLFTSTSFGSGAPGGIFMPILAVGSLAGGICGAAAQRLCGVSGGAVAVFAVCVMTGVLAASVKTPITSILLAVEMSGTLTHMLPVAAVVFIAMLVSDVLHTRPIYDALLERYMRAQKLDVQAPSAIGNGVLELPLEMGSQADGRRIRDVDWPSGCLVIGLRRGEREIVPRGDTVLRGGDYLIVLFSGEDERTVRLALHDLCDVDV, from the coding sequence ATGAGCATGGCGCAGCATATTGAGCGGATGATTCCGTTATTCAATCGTATGAAGTGGAAGATGGCGGCGATCGGCATTGGCGTCGGCCTTGTCTCTGGCCTGCTGGTGGTGTTGTACCGTCTCGGCATCGAGAACTGCACCCGGTTCGCGCGTTGGATGTATGCGCAGATTCGTGTGAATCCGTGGCTGATTGTTCCGTGGGCGTTTGCTGCGCTGGCGGTCGGCCTGCTGATTGCCTGGATGATCAGCAGTGAGCCTATGGCGTCGGGCAGTGGCATTCCGCAAACTGATGGTGTGGTGCTTGCCGGGTTGAGGATGCGGTGGCAGACGATTCTGCCGGTCCGTTTTGTCGGTGGCTTGCTGGGTGCCGCGTTTGGTTTGTCGCTGGGCCGTGAGGGGCCGTCGATTCAGATTGGTGCGTCGGGCGCGCAGTTTTTGTCGCATCGGTTGCGTGGCAGGCGTCGTGAGGACGTGCAGGAGCATTATGTGGTGACCGCCGGTGCGGCAGCTGGTCTGTCTGCGGCGTTCAGCGCCCCGCTGTCTGGCATGATGTTCGCCTTGGAAGGCATTCATCGTAGTTTCTCGCCGGTGATTCTCATGGGTGCCACCGCGGCTTCACTCACCGCCGATTTCGTGTCGAAATACTGTTTCGGCTTGCGTCCGGTGCTTGCCTTCGGTTCGATCGCGCAACTGCCGCTCGGTGAATATGTGTGGCTGATTCCGCTGGGATTGCTTGCCGGCTTGGTTGGTTCGCTGATGAACCGTTCCCTGCTCGGTTTCCAAACGTTGTACGGCAAACTGCCGGCGTGGAGTCGTCCGTTGGTCGCTTTGGCGATTGCGTTGCCGGTGGGTATTTGGCTGCCGGATGTGCTTGGCGGTGGCTCGAATCTTATTGGTATGGCTGAGCATGCCACTACCGGGCTTGGCATGTTGTGTGTGCTGTTTGTGGCGAAGCTGCTGTTTACGAGTACGAGTTTTGGTTCTGGTGCGCCTGGCGGTATTTTCATGCCGATTCTTGCCGTGGGTTCGTTGGCTGGCGGTATTTGCGGTGCTGCGGCGCAACGGTTGTGTGGTGTGAGCGGCGGAGCGGTGGCTGTGTTTGCGGTGTGTGTGATGACTGGCGTGCTGGCGGCTTCGGTGAAGACTCCGATCACTTCGATCCTGCTGGCTGTTGAGATGTCTGGCACGTTGACGCATATGTTGCCGGTCGCGGCGGTGGTGTTCATTGCCATGCTGGTTTCGGATGTGCTGCATACCCGGCCGATTTACGATGCGCTGTTGGAACGCTATATGCGTGCGCAGAAGTTGGATGTGCAGGCTCCGAGCGCTATAGGCAATGGTGTGTTGGAGTTGCCGTTGGAGATGGGGTCTCAGGCAGATGGCAGGCGGATTCGTGATGTTGATTGGCCGTCCGGCTGTTTGGTGATCGGGCTTCGTCGTGGGGAGCGTGAGATTGTGCCGCGTGGCGATACGGTGTTGCGTGGTGGTGATTATCTGATTGTGTTGTTCAGTGGTGAGGATGAGCGGACCGTGCGTTTGGCGTTGCATGATTTGTGCGATGTGGATGTGTGA